The Cognatishimia activa nucleotide sequence ACCTGCATGGCTACTGCAAAACTCACGATCGACCTCGCCGCCCTTGTCCGCAACTGGCAAGCGCTAGACGCAAAAACCAACTGCGAAACCGCTGCCGTGGTAAAAGCAGATGGCTATGGTCTGGGTGCCGCACGCGTGGCGCGCACCCTAGCAGGTGCAGGTGTGCGCAAGTTCTTTGTGGCAGCAACAGAAGAAGGCGCGGAAGTGCGTCAGGCTTTAGGCCCCGGACCAGAGATCAACATTTTCTCAGGCCACATGTCGGGTGACACCGATATGATCAACGATCTGCAGCTGACGCCAATGGTCAACTCCATCGACCAGATGTTGCGCCATGTTGAGAGCCTGCCCGGACGTCCGTTTGGCGTTCAGCTTGATAGCGGGATGAATCGCCTTGGGATGGAGCCCGCCGAATGGGCCGCCCTGCGCGAAATTGCCGAACAACAAGCGCCGACCCTGATCATGTCGCACCTGTCTTGTGCGGATGATCCTGAAAACCCTATGAACGCCCAACAACTCGCCGCTTTCATCGAGATGACCGAAGGGCTTGAGGCGCCACGCAGCCTTGCGGCGACTGGCGGCATTCTTTTGGGCAAAGACTACCATTTCGATCTGACCCGTCCGGGTGTTGGTCTTTATGGTGGCACCCCGTTTGAAGAAGCCGAACCCGTCGCTCACGTTTCTATTCCTGTCATTCAATGCCGCGATGTTGAGCCGGGTGAAACCGTTGGATATTCAAACACTTGGACAGCCAAGCGCCCTAGCCGTGTTGCGACTATTGCCGCAGGCTATGCAGATGGTCTCCCGCGCATCATGGGTGAGAACATTTCGGTTTATCATGGCAGCACCGCCTGCCCTGTGATTGGCCGTATCTCGATGGACATGATCGGCGTTGACGTCACTGACCTTGGCGAAGACCCGCGTGAATTGGATATTCTGACCGAAGATCAAACCGTCGATGTTTTGGCGGATGCTGCCGGGACCATTGGCTATGAAATTCTGACATCTTTGGGCGGTCGCTATGATCGTCGCTATACATCATGACGATCTTGATGACCCCACTGGCCCACCTTGGGCGCGCGGTTCTGGGGTTTCTCGCCGTCACAGGGCGTGTCGCCTTGTTTGCCTTTGAGGGCATCAGCCACATTTTCCGTCCTCCGTTTTACTTTCGCGAGTTCCTGACGGCCCTGATGCAGATCGGCTGGCTTTCGCTACCAGTTGTTGGGCTCACGGCCTTTTTCACAGGCGGCGCACTGGCTCTGCAGATCTTCGCAGGCGGCGCGCGCTTCTCTGCGGAGGCCGTTGTGCCCCAGATCGTTGCCATCGGCATGGTTCGAGAGCTTGGCCCTGTCTTGGTGGGCCTGATGATCGCGGCTCGTGTCACTAGCTCGATCGCGGCTGAAATTGCGACCATGAAGGTGACGGAACAGATTGACGCCTTGGTTACGCTTTCAACGCATCCAATGAAATACCTCACCGCGCCACGTGTGTTGGCGGCTTTGATTGTGGTGCCACTCTTGGTTGGCATAGGCGATCTCATCGGCATCTATGGTGGCTATATCGTCGGCACACAGCAGCTTGGCTTTAATGCTGCGAGCTACATTAAGAACACCGTCGACTTCCTTGAACCTGCTGACATTATCAGTTCCATGGTCAAGGGCTGCGCCTTCGGTGGCATCGCGGCAACCATGGGCTGCTACTTCGGGATGCAGTCAGGCCGCGGCGCACAGGGCGTGGGCCAGGCCACCAAGGCCTCCGTGCAAGCTGCAGCGGTTCTGATCCTCGCGGCCAACTTCCTTCTGACATCGGTATTCTTCGCCTCATGATCACGCTTGAGAACGTTCATAAGTCCTTTGGCCCAAAGAAAGTTCTGCAGGGCGTGAACCTGACCATCCCCAAGGGGGAATCCATGGTGATCATTGGTGGCTCAGGCACTGGGAAATCAGTATTGCTCAAGTCCGTTCTGGGCCTCGTTACCCCGGATCAGGGCAAAATCATCGTTGATGGCCAAGACGTGACCCATGCGCAGATCGGTAAAGACCGAGATGCGTTTCTGGCGCGCTTCGGCATGCTCTTTCAGGGCGGGGCCCTCTTTGACAGCATGCCGGTCTGGCAAAACGTGGCTTTCCGCCTTTTGCGCGGGTCTCTGAAAAAGCCGCTCACAGAAGCGCGCGCGATCTCAATCGAGAAACTGCGCCGCGTGGGGCTGACGCCTGATGTGGCTGATCTCTACCCATCAGAACTCTCAGGCGGCATGCAAAAGCGGGTCGGACTGGCCCGCGCGATTGCAGCTGATCCTGAAATCATATTCTTCGACGAACCGACCACGGGGCTTGATCCCATCATGTCTGGCGTCATCAACGATCTGATCCGAGAAATCGTGGTGGAGATGGGCGCAACGGCCATGACAATCACCCATGACATGACTTCTGTCCGCGCAATCGCTGACAAGGTTGCCATGCTGCACAATGGCGTCATTCAGTGGACCGGACCGATTGTGAATATGGACAACAGTGGCGACGCGCACCTCGATCAATTCACCCATGGGCGCGCTGAAGGACCGATTGAGGCTGTAAGATAGGTGCTGCCTTAGATCACGCTTGCCAGAGCTTGTAACACTATGGCCAATGCAGTTGCAAAAGCTGCCCATTTATTCCATTTCGCCTGATGTATCAAAGTCGCGATTAAATCATACTCCTTCCCATTGTCGATAAGAGCAACAGTCACCTTGCTTGGTGATGTTCCGGGTTCAGCTAACTTTTCTCGCCGTTGGTATTCCTTTTCGACCGAAATCGAGCTTGTTGAATAGAACCACAATGCGGCAGATAAAAACGCGAATAAGACACTCAATGTAGAAAGAAGCATGACACAGTTTAATTAGAATAATTTCACTAAGCCTTCTTAGCAATCAAAGGCACGGAAGTGGAACGGTAATTTGGAAGACATACCACCAATCTCAAGAATGTTCTTTGGCAGCTCAACAGGAGGATAGCGCTCTCAAGATTAGCATAGAACCGCACTAAAAAAATGTTTGTTTCTAAGGTAGAAACAATCCCCAAAAACCTAACACTTTGTTTAGTATCGAAGATTTTACTTAACAAAACCTTACCCAAGTGGGATCATATAGCCCTTGGAAGGGACACAAAATGGGTAATGGGTTCAACAGCTTCGCGCTGACAGTAGTGCGTCTCGTACAGACTTTGACGTTTTCAATCTTGGTGGCCGGTTCTTTGGCCTTGGTAGGATGGACGATTTTGGCCGCTCTTGGGGTTTGGCCATGGCTCTCGGTTGACATGAGCGTCGGCAACACAGCCATCCATGGCGCTTATCTTCAGATCGGCGTGATGGCCTTTGCGGTGGGGCTCTGTGTCTTTCTGCCAGCCAATGCGCGCATCATGAAACTGGAGAAGTCGCACCGGAAGTTTTCGGTGGATATGAATGACATTGCGCGGGCGTATCAAGTTAGCCATGACGCTGATCGCAAAGGGGTTTTCGCCCTTTCCAAAGAGTTTGACTCGGTGCGTGAACGCCTTGTGCATTTGCGCAATCATCCTGATCTTGGTGATCTGGAACCGGAGATTTTGGACATCGCGGCACAAATGTCTTTTCAGTCCAGAGATCTTGCGAAAATCTACTCGGAAGAAAAGGTCGAACGCGCATACCAGTTCCTGACCCACCGTCAGGAAGAGGCTGACAAGATGGAAGATCGCCTTGATGCTGCGCGGCGCACTTGTGATGAGTTGCGCCGCTGGCTTGAGGATGTTGAGGCTGAAGAGCGTATTGCAGCAAAGCAGATAGAACGGCTCGAATCAGACCTTATGGAATTGCTCCCAAGCATTGGATATGAGCTTGATGGCGACCCAAATATCGTGAAGCTTGAAACAAATCCAAACAAAGCGAAACGAAGCAAAGCATCAGATGAGCGTCCTAAACGGCTGAGCTGATTTCGCGCTGAAGTCTGAGTTATTTGCAAATTCCCCCGTGAATTCAAATGCTCCTGCATCTAGATGTCAGGGAACCAGAGTTCTTTGACCCGGAGTCTTGATGCTGCGCTATGCCAACCTCGCACTATTAATCCTCTTTCCGATCAGCTGGTTCGCCCCGCTCATGCGTGCAGGCATCCTGCCGCTATTCGGCTTGTCGGAAATCTCTGTTATTTCAGGCCTCATATCGCTTCTTGAAACCGACATCTTCTTGGGCCTTCTTGTCATGCTTTTTGCGCTCATCGCCCCGATGACCAAAACCATCGGTTTGGCACTGATTCACTTCGAGCGTATGTCGGACCGTGTAAAACCCCTGTTTGAGACGATGGGAAAACTGGCCATGGCAGACGTTTTTCTGATCGCGCTTTATATCGTGATCGTCAAAGGCGTGGGGCTGGCCACAGTGGAAACAGCCTGGGGCCTCTACCTCTTTTCAGGCTGCATTTTAGCCTCTCTCGCCATTAGCCATTTGACGCGCCGCCCATAAGGGGTAAAACGAGAACATGGCAAAGGCAAAAACCTCATTTTCATGCTCGGCTTGCGGGTCGGTTTTCAATAAATGGTCCGGGCGCTGCGATAACTGCGGCGAGTGGAACACCATCAGTGAAGACGCTGGCATTTCAGCTGGACCAAGCGCAGCAACGCTTGGCAATAGCAAAGGCCGCACAGTGCCTTTAACGGACCTGCGCACCGAAGAAACACCCCCGCCCCGCACCCTGTCAGGGCTTGCGGAACTGGATCGGGTGTTGGGCGGCGGCTTGGTACCTGCTTCTGCAATCCTCGTGGGCGGTGATCCCGGTATCGGTAAATCCACGCTTTTGCTGCAGGCTGCGGCAGAATTCGCACGTAAGGGCCTGAAAACCATTTATGTTTCAGGCGAAGAAGCCAGCGCTCAGGTACGCATGCGCGCTCAACGTCTGGCCCTAACAGATGCGCCCGTGAAATTGGCAGCAGAAACCAACCTGCGCGATATCCTGACCACGTTGGATCAGGAGAAACCACAGCTGGCGATCATCGACTCGATCCAGACCATGTGGTCTGACTCTGTTGGATCAGCGCCCGGCTCTGTCAGTCAGGTCCGTGCGGCGGCGCATGAGCTAACATCCTATGCCAAACGCAAGAATATGGCTGTGATCATTGTGGGTCACGTTACTAAAGAAGGACAAATTGCTGGCCCGCGCGTGGTCGAGCATATGGTTGATACCGTGCTCTATTTCGAAGGCGAACGCGGCCATCAGTTCCGCGTGTTGCGCGCGGTGAAAAACCGCTTTGGTGCAGCAGATGAGATCGGTGTCTTTGAAATGACGGGCGGCGGCCTGTCAGAAGTCACCAACCCCTCTGCCCTTTTCCTCTCCGAACGCGGCACCCCTGCTCCGGGATCTGTGGTTTTCGCAGGTATCGAAGGAACTCGGCCCGTCCTGGTCGAGTTACAAGCCCTCGTTGCGCCAAGCCCCCACGCGCAGCCGCGCCGTGCGGTCGTCGGTTGGGACAGCAGTCGTCTGGCGATGATCCTAGCGGTTCTCGAAGCGCGCTGCGGTATCCCCTTCACCGGTCTAGATGTCTATCTAAACGTCGCTGGCGGCATGAAAATCAATGAACCAGCGGCAGATCTTGCTGTTGCAGCCGCGCTACTATCTGCACGCGAAGACGCAAGTATTCCCGCTGACACAGTCGTTTTCGGCGAAATTTCACTGTCTGGTGCCCTCAGACCCGTCAGTCAGACAGAAAACAGGTTGAAAGAAGCCCAAAAACTTGGTTTCACGTCTGCAATAGCTCCGAAAGGTGGCAAATCTCCGAGCGTTGCAGGCATGGCGCTCAATCAACTTGCAGATTTGACGCAATTCGTTGGGGACACATTCGGCGCAGGCTAAGCCACGGCGATTTGGGACAGAGGGAAGAAAACCATGGAAGGTTTCACCATCATCGACGCCGTAGTGGCGGGCGTTATTATCCTGTCGGCCTTGCTGGCCTATTCACGCGGTCTTGTGCGTGAAGGCATGGCCATTCTCGGCTGGGTTGCCGCCGCTGTTCTGGCGTTTCTTTTTGCGCCTCAAGTTGAACCACTGGTGAAAGAAGTCCCCGTAGTCGGCGAATTCCTTGCAGACAGCTGTGAATTGGCGATGATTGCAGCCGCGGGTGCAGTCTTTGCAGGTGCTTTGGTGCTTGTATCTTTCTTCACGCCACTTTTCTCATCTTTGGTGCAGCGCTCTGCCCTTGGGGGTCTCGACCAGGGTCTGGGCTTCCTCTTTGGTGTGCTGCGCGGCATCCTGTTGGTGGCGGTTGCCTTCTTTGTCTATGAGACTGTGGTTACCAGCCAAGATATCGAAATGGTGGATGACAGCCGCTCCGCGGCAGTCTTTGCCCGCGTCACTGGCCAGATTGAAGATCGCAACCCGACTCAAGCCCTGGGTTGGATCACTGAGCAATATGAAGAATTGGTAGGCAACTGCGGTCAGTAAACTGCACTCACCCTAACCTTTTGATCATGTAAACACCGGGGCGTTCCTTTCGAACGCTCCGTATTTTTATGTTCACGTCGCTTTTCGTATCTGTAAGCAAAAGGAATGTGTTAGTTTCGTGACATATACGCTTCAACCCTCTAAGAGGTGCGCAGCAAGATGAACGGATTCGGAGCGACCTCCTTGTCAAGCCAGCGCCAGATTGCCTGCATGCCACTCGGACATATGTCCGGTCGCGTTGCTGCATCTAATGGTGCGACAGGAAATACCTGGAGCTATGGCCATTTCACGTCCAATATATGGTCCTATTCTCACATCTCTCAATCCCCCAATATTCTATCTCAACACCTGCCCATCACGCGCAGGTGTTTTTTGTCGGATTTCGGCCAGGAAAACTTGGCAGAGGCGGCAAACCTTAGCGAACGACCCAAACACCAAGACATTGGAGCCAGCGCATGTGCGGCATTCTAGGCATCTCTAATCGCAACAGCCACGTCTTTGCGGAACTCTACGACGGCTTGCTGATGCTGCAACACCGCGGCCAGGATGCTTCTGGCATGGTGACCTATAACGGCGAGTTCTTCCGTGAGAAGAAAGCCAATGGTCTGGTGAAAGACGTCTTTGACGCCGCCGAAGCAGAGACCCTGCTGGGCAAAGTCGGCATTGGCCACGTCCGCTACCCGACAGCTGGTTCCCTGTCCGCTGCAGAAGCGCAGCCTTTCTTCGTAAACGCGCCTTACGGCATCTACCTCGTGCACAATGGCAACATCACGAATACTGAAGAGCAACGCTCTAAAGTCACTGGCAAATACAGCCGTCACCTGCGCACCACCTCTGATTCAGAAATCATGCTGAACGTTCTGGCGGACAAGATCTTTGACGCCATCAAAGTGAACGGCAACGACGATCCGATCCGCAACATCTTTGCGGGCGTCAAGATGATGATGGAGCGCATTCAGGGTGCTTACTCTGTTATCACCATGGTCGCGGGCGTTGGTATGCTTGCGTTCCGTGATCCACATGGCATTCGCCCGTTGTCTGTTGCGAAACGCGCGGCAGATGGTGCTGGTGATGACTATTCCTTTGCCTCCGAGGATGTAGCCTTTGACATCAACGGCTTCAAAAAGCTGCGCGATGTGAAACCTGGCGAAGCAATCCTGATCGACCTTGAAGGCAATATGCACACCTTCCAAGCTGCAGATGGTGAGCTGACACCATGCATCTTTGAATACGTCTATCTTGCGCGACCAGACACGCTGCTTGACGGTATTTCCGTCTACAAAACCCAGATCCGCATGGGGGAAGCGCTGGCCAATCAGATCAAAGAACTTGATCTGGATATCGACAGCATCATCCCGGTGCCAGATTCCGCGCGACCAGTGGCGCTTGAAGTTTCCAATGCAACCGGCATTCGCTATCGCGAAGGTCTTGTGAAAAACCGCTATGTCGGTCGGACCTTCATCATGCCAGGCCAGGAAGAGCGTCAAAAATCAGTGCGCCGCAAATTGAATGCGGTCACGCTGGAGTTCAAAGACAAGAACGTGCTTTTGATTGATGACTCTATCGTGCGTGGCAACACCATCAAGAAGATCGTTCAGATGTGCCGCGAAGCCGGTGCCAAGAAGGTCTATGTGGCGAGTGCATCCCCGCCAGTGAAATACCCGAATGTTTACGGCATCGACATGCCAACCAAACACGAATTGATCGCCAATGGCCGTGATATTGAAGATATCCGCGAAGAACTGGGCTGTGATGCTTTGATCTACCAGAAACTGGACGATCTGATCTGGGCCGCCAAAGAAGGCAATCCAGATATCAAACAGTTCGACTGTTCTTGCTTTGACGGCAAATACATCACTGGTTCTGTTTCCGATAGCTATCTGGATCAGCTGGAACAAAGCAGCCGTGTCAGCGCGAAAATCAAAGATATGCCATCTCCGAAGAAGATGGCCAAAACCGCCTAAATGGCTGGCCACCGCGCCCCTATACGATTTCGCCCACATCACTTCCTGTGTTCGCTGGGCTTTCAGGGCGCGGGCTATTCTTCTGCTTTCACTGCCAATATGAGCGACATCGTTGACGGGCGTTTACGCGAGGCTGGCGGTGAAAACGTCAAGATCACTGTGACCTTTGTCGCCGACAGCATCTGCACCCCCTGCCCGGAACGCCGCGGTCTGGGCTGCGTGAAGATCAACACCATCAGGCAACTCGACGAGCGACACGCTAAGGCGTTGGGGCTGCGTGATGGCGACTGCATTTCTTGGGGTGAAGCCTTAAAGCGGATCAAGGCAAAAGTGCAGCCGGGATCGCTTTCTACCCTGTGTCAGAACTGCCAATGGCTTGAACTTGGTGCCTGTGAGGCGGCTTTGAAGCGGCTTCACGAAGAAACCTCATGACCCGTCAGGATCGTTCAGCAAAACTTCGCGACGATCTCGGCCAATTGCTGGGCCCCAGCTTTCTACAAAAAGGCCTGATGAACCCAGAAACGATTGGGATCAAAGAGGCTTTTGGCTGGGTTCTGGAGACCTTGCGTTTCACGGCCCCTGATGGCGAAGCAGTGCAAGCCTATTTCTTTAGACCACCAGAAGGAACTGCACCTGTTCCGGCGGTGATCTATGCCCACGCTCACGGAAATCGCTATGCGTTTGGGAAAGATGAACTGTTCGAAGGCCGCCCAACCCTACAGGGTGCTTATGCGAAGGTCCTAATGACTGCAGGCATTGCAGCGCTTTGCATTGAAATGCCCTGTTTTGGCGACAGGCAGCAGCCAGATGAAAGCACCCGCGCCAAAGCGAAGCTTTGGCGAGGTGATACGCTTTTTGGACAGATGTTAAGTGAGCAGCGCGCGGGCTTGGACTTTCTCGAAAATCACCCAGCCATAGACAAGTCCCACTTGGGTGCAATTGGCTTTTCGATGGGCAGCACCCTCACCTTTTGGCTGGCCGCGTTGGATCATCGTATACGCGCAGCCGCAGCGCTTTGCTCTTTTGCAGATCTTGATACGCTCATTCAGACCGGAGCCCATGACGGGCACGGTATCTACATGTCCGTTCCGGGGCTTACACAAGCTGCGAGCACAGGCGAAATCGCTGGGTTAACAGCTCCGCGCGCACTTCAGATCTGTGCTGGGCTAAAGGATTGGTCAACGCCGAGCGAAGCGCTTAGAATTGGGCTGCAAGACCTGGAGGCCGCTTATAGGTCACAAGATGCGTTGGAACATCTATATGTCCACATAGACCCGGACTGCGATCACGCTGAAACGCCAGAAATGCGAGCGGATGTTTTGAGTTTTCTAAAGAAGGAGCTTTATGGGTAATCCCTTGGAATACCCCGCCAATGTGGTTCAGGGACCGAAACACGGCGTCATAAGCGCAATTCAGGTAAATTATGCGTCGACGCTTGCCCAGACAGCCGTTAAACCAACCGGAAACCATCAGGCGCGAACTTGCGCAGCCGTGAAGACCTAAGAAGGAAAACAGGATGCCGATCACCGAAGCAGAAATCACCACAGCAGGTAAAATCTGGGGCGACGCGCTGGTTGCCGTGTCTAAGGCCTACGAAGCTGATGGCATCGATGGCGCTCGTGTCGTTGCCGAAGGCGCGTTGGACGCAGCCTATGGCTACAACCTTGGCCCGGTGCTCTTCAAACCAACTCTTGCAGGTGGTGAGAAAACCTTCCGGACCACCCGCAAAGGCGCCCTGTCCTATTTTGTGGGCCATGACGACGACTATCCAAGCGACGGCGGCTTTGGAATCAAAGGCTGGCGCACCGTGGTGTTTGACACCGCAGCAACCTTTGTTGAGGGCGATGTCGCCATGTGGATGGGTTGGGTGACCTTCACCGATAAAGACGGAAACGTCACCAAGGTAGACAAGACATTCGGCTACAAGAAAGACGAAGAAGGCACTCTACGCATCGTGCTGCACCATTCGTCCTTGCCTTATCAGGGCTAAATTCAAATCTGTGACGACGACGCAAGCGCTAAATAAGGAGCGCTTGCGTCGTTTCTACAACCGTTTCAGCGACAGAACTCTCCAGATTTATCTCTGCCGTTGTTGGTGACCGTTTTGGTCTTAAACTCATAACATCCTGCACGACCCGACGGGGTGTAGCGGATGTAATAGCGACTTCCCTCATACATGTAATCCATGCTTCGGCTGCCATCCGAAGCCTCTGTGAACTCTAAGTTTTTCACGCCTCCACGCGGCGGTTTCCCAGCGCTGGCCCCACCGCCACCTGACGCCGAAAGCGGACGGACGCGTGGGAGCTGATCAAAACCCGGAACAGCGCCCATCAAACACTGTAAGATGTACGGCGCACTTTCTGATGTGTGATACCTATATCCGAAGACGTCGTCAGGCTGACCGTTGCAAATGTCCAGAACACCCTTTGCAATCTCTGTCCCATCTGGATTGTTGTCACCATAGATAGGAAAGCCATCAAAGCCCCAGCCAATAATTGCATCATTGCCCGCGTTTGCCATCTGATTGATCATGCAAGTGGGCTTTGCGTGATAATGATAGTCGTCACCTCGACCGGCATGACCACCACAGATATCCAATTGACCTGTCTGGACCGTATCATGGCGCGCCTGGTGGTGCGCCAGATCCGCTTCGCTCATTTCACCCCCGGCTGTGTAGTCGTAGATCGGCACGCCGTTAACGGCCACTCCAATGGCTGCGTCTCTGGTGAGTGGCTTTGAACCAAGACTCGGCGACAAAATAACAGGGACGGCATATTCAGCCGGCACTGGAACCTGTTCATTAGTCCCGGTGATCCCGATCATTTTCGGATGATCAGGATAGGTATCAGAACTGATTATCCCGCTGTCTCCAGAACAGGTCACCGATACACGATCCGAAAATCCGGCCTCCTCAACCGAGGCTTTAATGGCTGCACAGTGATCGTCATGTGCCTGAGCTGGCGTAGTCATCGCAACTGTAATAAGCGCCACGACACTCGCTAGGTTCACCGGAATTGCAGAACCCAATTTTTCTGTTCCACACACCATCATTTCACTTCTACGCGACACAATACCGTGTTGCTCTGCTCAAGGTCCGGTCCCCAGATCAACTTGGCATCTCGGTCCCAACGAATGCGATCATAGCCATCTTTGGGTCCAACCTGATCTTCCGAATAGACCTCTGCATCAGGCCAATCTGTCGTGTCAAACCCCGCGATATCCCAACCTGCTGGCTCTTCCAGTGTCTCAAACCCACAATCGCCCTGCCCTGCAACCGGGTTTGATGACCTTTCGCAGGATTTATTAAGAGGTGCAGTATGCGTGACAAAACACTGCCAATCGGCGTTGCTAACGACCACCGTCTGACCCGACACATCTTTGATTTGAACGATAACACCACCGTCACCCATTTGTTGTTTGCGCGAGCCGATGTATTCCAGACCAGTATCATTTTCCTTGAAATCTTTCGCCACTAAACCGATCACAAATGGGCGTTCTGCCTGAAACTCAAAACTTTCTGAATTGAAGGACCGTTCCGTTGTAATGGGCACGCTGTCCTCCGCGACTTGTGCGCCGTTGATGCGCATTTCAAACCAATTGTCTGCCCAAACGTCTGCGGAAAAGGTTTCGGCCGATCCCAGAGTGGTTGATGACAGGAGCAGCAGGCCCGCGCAGCTCAAATGTTTCATGATATTTCCCTCAAACCAATTACGTTCATTAACTAAACGCAGCTTAAACATTTTTCCGTCGCGCCAATCACAAATGTTTTGCAAAATATTGCAGTGGGCGGTGCCCCGCTGCAATCCGAATTCTCATCCCCTCTTGACCTCTTCTTCCAATACGATCAAACCGAGCGCATGACTGAGAAAATCGCACTTGTTACCGGCGCATCCCGCGGCCTTGGTTTCGCTTTTGCAGAGGCGCTGGCGCCTGACTATCACATCGTGGCTGTTGGCCGGACCGTTGGCGGTCTGGAAGATCTTGATGACAGGATCAAAGCCAAAGGTGGACAGTCCACTCTGGCTCCTATGGACATAACCAATGTCGACGCAATGGCGCAGCTTTGCCGCTCTGTCTATGACCGCTGGGGTAAGGTGGATCTCTGGGTGCACACAGCTGTTCATGGTGCGCCTTTGACGCCCACCAGTCATATCGATGCGAAGGATTGGTCAAAGTCAGTGGCCTGCAACGTCATTGCGACAGGCCAGCTGATCCCTTTCATCGCACCCTTATTGGGTGAAGACGGCCAAGCGGTTTTCTTTGACGATGCCCGTGGAGGTGAAAAGTTCTTTGGCTCTTATGGGGCCACCAAGGCAGCTCAGATCGCCTTGGCAAAAAGCTGGCAGGTTGAAACAGCGACAACTGGGCCAAAGGTAAACATCCTGACGCCAAACGCGATGCCAACTGGCACGCGCGCGCGCTTCTTTCCGGGTGAGCCACGTGAGGCATTGACTTCCCCTCAAGATGAAGCT carries:
- a CDS encoding alpha/beta hydrolase family protein, whose product is MTRQDRSAKLRDDLGQLLGPSFLQKGLMNPETIGIKEAFGWVLETLRFTAPDGEAVQAYFFRPPEGTAPVPAVIYAHAHGNRYAFGKDELFEGRPTLQGAYAKVLMTAGIAALCIEMPCFGDRQQPDESTRAKAKLWRGDTLFGQMLSEQRAGLDFLENHPAIDKSHLGAIGFSMGSTLTFWLAALDHRIRAAAALCSFADLDTLIQTGAHDGHGIYMSVPGLTQAASTGEIAGLTAPRALQICAGLKDWSTPSEALRIGLQDLEAAYRSQDALEHLYVHIDPDCDHAETPEMRADVLSFLKKELYG
- a CDS encoding phosphoribosyl-AMP cyclohydrolase, with the protein product MPITEAEITTAGKIWGDALVAVSKAYEADGIDGARVVAEGALDAAYGYNLGPVLFKPTLAGGEKTFRTTRKGALSYFVGHDDDYPSDGGFGIKGWRTVVFDTAATFVEGDVAMWMGWVTFTDKDGNVTKVDKTFGYKKDEEGTLRIVLHHSSLPYQG
- a CDS encoding YHYH protein, which translates into the protein MGSAIPVNLASVVALITVAMTTPAQAHDDHCAAIKASVEEAGFSDRVSVTCSGDSGIISSDTYPDHPKMIGITGTNEQVPVPAEYAVPVILSPSLGSKPLTRDAAIGVAVNGVPIYDYTAGGEMSEADLAHHQARHDTVQTGQLDICGGHAGRGDDYHYHAKPTCMINQMANAGNDAIIGWGFDGFPIYGDNNPDGTEIAKGVLDICNGQPDDVFGYRYHTSESAPYILQCLMGAVPGFDQLPRVRPLSASGGGGASAGKPPRGGVKNLEFTEASDGSRSMDYMYEGSRYYIRYTPSGRAGCYEFKTKTVTNNGRDKSGEFCR
- a CDS encoding PEBP family protein, with amino-acid sequence MKHLSCAGLLLLSSTTLGSAETFSADVWADNWFEMRINGAQVAEDSVPITTERSFNSESFEFQAERPFVIGLVAKDFKENDTGLEYIGSRKQQMGDGGVIVQIKDVSGQTVVVSNADWQCFVTHTAPLNKSCERSSNPVAGQGDCGFETLEEPAGWDIAGFDTTDWPDAEVYSEDQVGPKDGYDRIRWDRDAKLIWGPDLEQSNTVLCRVEVK
- a CDS encoding SDR family NAD(P)-dependent oxidoreductase, producing the protein MTEKIALVTGASRGLGFAFAEALAPDYHIVAVGRTVGGLEDLDDRIKAKGGQSTLAPMDITNVDAMAQLCRSVYDRWGKVDLWVHTAVHGAPLTPTSHIDAKDWSKSVACNVIATGQLIPFIAPLLGEDGQAVFFDDARGGEKFFGSYGATKAAQIALAKSWQVETATTGPKVNILTPNAMPTGTRARFFPGEPREALTSPQDEAARLLKELDL